A genomic window from Brassica oleracea var. oleracea cultivar TO1000 chromosome C8, BOL, whole genome shotgun sequence includes:
- the LOC106307601 gene encoding serine/arginine repetitive matrix protein 1-like: MVETTRSSKKTTQSGDKKDQNPRKFYSRFLFKALILALLCSLVPVFLSQTPELANQTRLLELLHMIFVGIAVSYGLFSRRNYEGGGESNNNTNNPHPYVPKILEVSSSVFNVDHHESGSDDSSLDNHHHHHRRIQTWRNKYQTKIPETVLSTSGVREKPLLLPVRSLNYSRGSDSGRWESVRSKRQLLKTLVDDNSSDALPSPIPWRSRSSSMEIESQPLIKTPANLTSSSSSSTPLPKLTSESGAEDTVRKKEFHPSPSPPPPPPPPPLPAFYNSAPRKDYPPPRSYRESVQKKNYTPPPPPPPPPPMDYYKSPPSKLRVSSERRKLSEQKMKLDERSATRNSPTKVWWSDPIAETKEDIREDMNRNDRRSFVGSKATEESEDKEDMITENVIHEDGEHSEKKIEEEINCGNISDVDKKADEFIAKFREQIRLQRIESIKRSACKISANSSR, translated from the coding sequence ATGGTGGAAACAACAAGAAGCTCGAAGAAAACAACTCAATCGGGTGACAAAAAAGATCAAAACCCTAGAAAATTCTACTCTCGATTCCTCTTTAAAGCCCTAATCCTCGCCCTTTTATGCTCCCTCGTACCAGTCTTCCTTTCTCAGACGCCTGAGCTCGCTAATCAAACCAGACTCCTCGAGCTTCTCCATATGATTTTCGTCGGCATCGCCGTCTCCTACGGCCTCTTCAGCCGCCGGAACTACGAAGGAGGAGGAGAAAGCAATAACAATACTAATAACCCTCATCCCTATGTGCCTAAGATTCTCGAAGTATCATCCTCTGTTTTCAACGTGGATCATCACGAGAGTGGATCCGATGATTCCTCCCTCGACAACCACCACCACCACCACCGTAGGATTCAGACATGGAGGAACAAGTACCAGACGAAAATTCCAGAGACCGTTCTCTCTACTTCAGGTGTCAGAGAAAAGCCTCTGCTTTTGCCTGTTCGAAGCTTGAACTACTCTCGCGGTTCTGATTCCGGCAGATGGGAGAGTGTGAGATCAAAGAGACAGCTCTTGAAGACTCTCGTTGATGATAACAGCAGCGATGCGCTTCCTTCTCCGATTCCGTGGAGGTCAAGATCATCGTCGATGGAGATTGAATCTCAGCCGTTGATCAAGACTCCGGCGAATCTGACGTCATCTTCCTCTTCTTCAACGCCTTTACCTAAGCTTACATCTGAGTCTGGAGCTGAGGACACCGTGAGGAAGAAGGAGTTTCACCCGTCACCGTCACCTCCTCCTCCTCCGCCACCGCCGCCGTTGCCGGCGTTTTATAACTCGGCGCCGAGAAAGGATTATCCTCCTCCCCGAAGCTACAGAGAATCAGTTCAGAAGAAGAATTATACTCCTCCACCGCCTCCGCCACCACCACCTCCGATGGACTACTATAAGTCGCCTCCGAGTAAACTCAGAGTAAGCAGCGAACGGAGAAAACTGTCGGAGCAAAAGATGAAACTCGATGAACGTTCAGCGACAAGAAACTCTCCTACAAAAGTCTGGTGGTCTGATCCAATCGCGGAAACGAAAGAAGATATCAGAGAAGACATGAACAGGAATGATAGAAGAAGTTTCGTGGGGAGCAAGGCAACTGAAGAATCCGAGGATAAAGAAGATATGATAACAGAAAATGTAATCCACGAAGATGGTGAACATAGTGAGAAGAAGATAGAAGAGGAAATAAATTGTGGGAACATCAGTGACGTGGACAAGAAGGCTGATGAGTTCATTGCAAAGTTCAGAGAACAGATTAGGTTACAAAGAATCGAATCCATCAAGAGATCTGCTTGTAAGATCTCTGCAAATTCATCGAGGTAG